AGGAACTGGACTAGACTCGGACGATCAATTGAGCGACAAAGTTGCAGGGATGAAACGGTCCATGTCCGGAACCTTTAGTTTCAGGACTTCAGCTTCGAGGGAATCccaaaagaagaagagtcgGTTACGAGAATCCCAGAGTCCTAACAAGGAGCATACTGGTGAATACCGCACAGCGTCCTTGGTGGATCtaagaaaagaagaggagcaagCAGAGTTagaggaagaaacagacgTAGCTTGGAGACGGGCTGCTGCGCGAAAATTGGCTGCAAGTCGTGGCCTTGATCAAAGCAAAGACAAGGTATGCCAGTCGCCATGAGTTTGAGCCGCTCTTTCTCACCCGGAATGTAGCGTTCACCGTCATCTTATACACAATCTGGGCCTGGTGTCTCGGATGTCCCTTCTACATTCCCGGATTACACCATCGTAGGGTCAGATGAAGCCCGTACTCTTTCACCTACCCGTGAAGTGGTCTCACGTCGCGAATCCGACTGGCGACCGCCTACGAATTCCTCCCAAACCGAACCTTTCCCCCCACTACCCTCGTCTCTATCAGTGACTGGCCCGTCCGAAGACCATTCCATGTCCCCAGGAACACCTACTGAAGTCCTGAGCAGCGCCTCGAGAGCTGCTGGTCAGCCAAATTCGTCCAAGAGCCATGGCAATAACGCCTCTCACGGTTCAATCGGAGAAGATTAATATCCTTGCTGCAGGAGCTGTGTACCCGCTTCGGCTGGAAGCTAATATATGCCAGGACTACTGGCAGTGGTGATTCGGACAGAAAGCGGCTGGAAACGCTTACATTCAAATGGGCCAATTCCATAGCATTGAGCCTGAATTGTACACTATGATATGATTAACGATCAGCTATCTTATACCCAgtcttcaagaagaacaaccAGTTACACACTTGGTGTACTGAAGGATCAATTAATCTTTTTTACAGATCTCAACATTGCTATGTTCGGCTTTGTCCTTAGCTTGTGGGGTCCAGAACCTTTCAGATAATCGCTCAGAGCAGAGGAACAGAGATTGCCATACCACCGATGGTTGGATGCCACTGTCGCCGATATTGTTCGACCGGCTTTCATGGCGGCGCTTGGGAAGAGTCATCAAAAAGCCAAGGCGGGTTGGCTAGATTCATGATCTGCTGATCAAAGATGGTCCACGAATAATCCATATTCGGCGCCGGGAACGCAAAATCAGGTCCATTGTCCGGCGGGGTGTGCATACTCTGTATTCCTGACTGGAGCCGTTCTGCAAGGACGCCGTGGATGCTTAGTGTAGACGGATCGCTCCGTTTCAAAGTGTTCAGCTGGGTTTGGATCAGACGGAGATCTGCAACAAGTAGTGTTAGAATACGATTTCAACGCCAGGCTAATTGATCGCGCCGTACCATCATGATGTGTCATGCCGTCCTCGACTCCGCGTAGCAAGAGCATAGCTGCCCAGGTTATCATCTAGATTTGTTAACTTGGCCCAAGAAGGGAGGTGAGGACATGCTTACAATCAGATCCCAGTTCGACCAGATACTTGAATCATCCTGCCGCAATCGCAGGACAGCGCGCGCCGACATAAGAAGCTCCTGCCGTTCGCTCGGGGTGATGTTCGCAGAGCCCAGGTCGAAGCCACGAGCTGGATGGTAGATTGATAAAACGTACAGCTTGTGGAGATGGTACTGCAAGAGAATAAGGATACCTTGACGGTCGGACGGGGAAGGCTCTGTGGACATAAGCACGATACGTTAGCGTTGGCTACATCCATCGCTAGTTCTGTCCAGCAAGGGAAATAACTTACGCGACGCTCCGTTGTATTGAACCAGCCACTCATCAAGTTTCTTGGCCCACAGCCGAATAACTTGAGAATCCTTGTCTGTAAAAGGCGTACCGACCGAGGGCACGGCATCTGAATCCCTTGCACTCACGAAGGACCATATAGTTGGAAGTTTCCGGCCCACGAAATGGTTAAGGCCTTGATGCATCATCTGTGAGAGGCCGCGAAATGCACTGTCATGTTGGCTATCCAAGTGTTGCAGAGCCGGTATGGGTGGCTGTCTGGGAAGAAGGGGATAACGCATGTGCATGGAGGCATGTTCTATGTCGATTACCTAGAGCCATTAGAACGTAGCCTGAGATCAAACAAAGGATACTGCAAACCTGAATGCCAGAGAACAGACGACGCCAATCATATGTTGCGTCTTCCAGGTTGGACGGGCAGTGGTCAAGTAGAAGCCGGTACGCGAGGGCTATCCACTTGTCTGTAGTTTCAATGTACGCTTCGCAACTTAGGCTGGCCATAATAAGGCCGAGAATATCCTGGAACACCGTATGTTCGGCActtgaggatgaggagatatgGCTTCCGGTCCAGCCAGAGGTGCCAGGCCGTGCACTTGGAACAACAAGCTCGGAGATCGCACTGCAAATAGCTGTGAAATACCCCCCTGCTAACGAAGCAAGCTCCGGTAGAGGGCTATGCACGGCCGATATGTAGAGAACCGAGGCAAGCAATAGTGGTGAAGGGGAGACCAAGACACTTTGATCCTGAACAAAATGAAGTAATGGAAGGTTGTTTAGAAATCTAGGTTTTGAGTCAGTTCGCACACCGAGAAGGGACAAGGGAAACAAAAGTATGGGCTACATACGAGATCCATAAACGTGTGACGACCGCATATGACCAGATATTCTGATCCTGAGGCGGACTGGTGATGATCTTAAGACGCTCAACAGCTTTCCAAAGTCCACGGGAAGACACATCGTCAGACTCTTCCTCCAGGTCGGGGTCGATGGTCAGCAATGAAGACCTGTTTCCCTCTTTACCAATGCCTAGCAGTGACTCGATCCGCTCCAGACGCCCGAGGATAGACGAAGAATCCTGATCGGGAGACGAAGGATGATACACGAGCGCGCCCTGCACACTCTGTGACCGTTCAGGGATTGATTGGACCGCTGCAGCCTAGAGGGTGTCAGTATGCAATGGAATTTCCTCAGACTTTCCAGTGAAGCACTGAGGCAAATGCGATCAGTACATTTGATCTAGGCTTGAAGATACATGGAGCGTTCGTATGACGACAGCGACGACATGGAGGAGCCCCGTCGACTTCACATTTCATCTTGAGGTCCATCAGTACAATTGGCCCATTCTGGTTGACAGTCGGTGCAAATTCACCTTCAACCTACGACAATTGACTGTAATAGATCTCATCAGTTTTCATCCAACACTCATCAATCTACTTTACCACAGGGAATTCAGCTGCACCTACCGCATGCCTTTGTCGGCTTGGGGCCCAGGACAATGGAGCCCGTTCTCTTCATGGCGCTATACACATGAATCCCCGAATAGCATGATTTTAGTGGAGAACCCAGCCGAGGCAAAGGAGCGGGCACTTTCCTTACGCCTGGGAAACGTTTCTTTTCAAGTTCATCTGAAGTAAGCGATGATGAGAAAAATATAAAGTGATTGGGGATGTTGAGGGATCTAGAGTACAGACACGTGAGAGGGGGGTAAAGCTGGACAGTAAGGTAGACGCTGTAGACACTAACcgaccccgtagactaaCTTAGACCTCCTCTTCTTTGATTTAGATCCTCTCACGATTCGTCAGTTGGTCAACAGACCCCTGATAAGCCAAGAGTACTCTAACGAGAATTGGAAGTTGGTTGCAGAATGCAATTACAACCCCCGTTTACCGCTTCTGGTCTCTTTGGAGTGCTTATTTTATgaaaagtacggagtaactaTAACGCTCGGTCTGATGGTCTATAAGACTTCAGCAAGTCACCCGCTGGCCCAGGTAAGCGGCGTTCAAGTTTCAACTATTTACGAGATAATATACAAGCAGTTACCAGCTTGCTCCAATTTTAATTATGTTCTCGCGTTTTTAGTCCGCCCTGCGTAGGCTGACAGTTCAGAGAGGGTCTGAGAAACGGAGACAAGAAGTGTACCTCGTGGGT
The Aspergillus fumigatus Af293 chromosome 4, whole genome shotgun sequence DNA segment above includes these coding regions:
- a CDS encoding Zn(II)2Cys6 transcription factor, producing the protein MKRTGSIVLGPKPTKACVNCRRLKMKCEVDGAPPCRRCRHTNAPCIFKPRSNAAAVQSIPERSQSVQGALVYHPSSPDQDSSSILGRLERIESLLGIGKEGNRSSLLTIDPDLEEESDDVSSRGLWKAVERLKIITSPPQDQNIWSYAVVTRLWISFLNNLPLLHFVQDQSVLVSPSPLLLASVLYISAVHSPLPELASLAGGYFTAICSAISELVVPSARPGTSGWTGSHISSSSSAEHTVFQDILGLIMASLSCEAYIETTDKWIALAYRLLLDHCPSNLEDATYDWRRLFSGIQVIDIEHASMHMRYPLLPRQPPIPALQHLDSQHDSAFRGLSQMMHQGLNHFVGRKLPTIWSFVSARDSDAVPSVGTPFTDKDSQVIRLWAKKLDEWLVQYNGASQPSPSDRQGILILLQYHLHKLYVLSIYHPARGFDLGSANITPSERQELLMSARAVLRLRQDDSSIWSNWDLIMITWAAMLLLRGVEDGMTHHDDLRLIQTQLNTLKRSDPSTLSIHGVLAERLQSGIQSMHTPPDNGPDFAFPAPNMDYSWTIFDQQIMNLANPPWLFDDSSQAPP